One genomic window of Punica granatum isolate Tunisia-2019 chromosome 1, ASM765513v2, whole genome shotgun sequence includes the following:
- the LOC116214440 gene encoding glycine-rich protein A3-like produces MGGGKDKDKHDGQDKGLFDHLAHMGGHGASYGGYPPQGYPPQGYPPNAGYPPQGYPQQGYPPQGYPPAGYPPGGHPHAGYPPAGYPPGTSAPHHSGHGGMGALLAGGAAAAAAAYGASHMSHGSHHVSHGMPYGYGYGHGKVKHGKFKHGKHGKFKHGKHGKHGMFRKWK; encoded by the exons ATGGGAGGCGGGAAGGACAAGGACAAGCACGATGGGCAAGACAAAGGACTCTTTGACCACCTAGCACATATGGGTGGGCATGGAGCTTCCTATGGAGGCTACCCTCCTCAAGGATATCCACCTCAAGGGTACCCTCCCAATGCAGGGTACCCCCCTCAAGGGTACCCCCAACAAGGGTACCCCCCTCAAGGTTACCCTCCTGCCGGATACCCTCCGGGTGGACACCCTCATGCTGGATACCCTCCTGCTGGATACCCTCCGGGTACATCTGCTCCTCACCATTCAG GTCATGGAGGTATGGGGGCGCTCCTCGCTGGAGGAGCAGCTGCTGCAGCGGCTGCTTATGGGGCTTCCCACATGTCACATGGGTCACACCATGTCAGCCATGGGATGCCCTATGGGTATGGCTACGGTCACGGGAAGGTCAAGCATGGGAAGTTCAAGCATGGAAAGCATGGCAAGTTCAAGCACGGGAAGCACGGGAAGCATGGAATGTTTAGGAAGTGGAAGTGA
- the LOC116214390 gene encoding pentatricopeptide repeat-containing protein At4g19220, mitochondrial: MSGSSVIKLRAFSRIPGIRIGAPTEANPVVAGLSPFSTINKSFSTSDAHDVGDDQLFDEMPQRVPNKRSIHFDRVLSLLRTPAVLGDTAFPSTGHCLALKIGALSHLPVLTSLIMAYSRAGELCCCHYLFNEITDRDVIICNAMITALVDHGCFEEAMDLFSKMLSCEIGFSSTSLLLIVSSLICLGDLVQGRILHGLALRSGTLSDTSLCNALIDMYAKFGELLSSELVFHEMGSVRDTVSWNSVMSGFLHGNDPERCLLYFLGRARDGEKGDSVSLSCAISAASFLRNLRWGEVVHALSSKTGLENNPNNNSVANSLVSFYSACGHSAAAEMIFKEMVVKDTVSWNTVIEGLRLNGEIGEAFHLLHEMQFTAQNRPDKITLLTITSICADEMLLVEGRTVHGFILRGGMELDSSLRNSLMYMYAKCGRVEYALSLFESMIPRRDSVSWNTMISGYTQGGLNKAAQSLFREMLKGSLECSAVTLLAVLPSCDSPEFLIFGRLIHCWKLKSGFSYNNLVVNSIIYMYINCGELKTAFSLFRGDSDMKDVTSWNTVIGGCVQNYYFRESLDTFHLMMREGNASFDFVTLVSVLSACGNLELVSGGKLIHGLAIKALLGSETRVQNALMTMYGRCREIESARSVFTTGYKLNLCSWNCMISAFCQNKNPMEALNLFCHLDLEPDEFTITGIITACTQLGSITQGKQIHAHVYRFRLHKNPEICSALLDMYSNCGRLDLASQVFGELSNKSIIAWNSIISAYGYHGDGKKAIELFQEMCQRGNQPNNGTFTSLLSACSHSGLVKEGIYYYHHMFQDFGVEPIADHRVCVVDMLGRSGELLNAYRFIKQIAPRPESGPLGALLSWSNFYGDIELGREVAEALFKLDPENSGYYISLSNMYVAAGRWKEAVELRGVVEAKRLKKPPGYSLINVG, from the coding sequence TCGCCATTTTCAACCATCAACAAGAGTTTCAGTACTTCGGATGCTCATGATGTCGGAGACGACCAGCTGTTCGATGAAATGCCTCAGAGGGTACCCAACAAGCGGAGCATCCATTTCGACCGTGTCCTCAGTCTTCTCAGAACCCCCGCTGTCCTGGGAGACACGGCATTCCCCTCAACCGGACATTGCTTGGCCCTCAAGATAGGGGCCCTTTCTCATTTACCAGTCCTGACCTCCCTCATCATGGCCTACTCCAGGGCAGGTGAGCTCTGCTGCTGCCACTACCTGTTCAATGAGATTACTGACAGAGATGTGATTATTTGTAATGCGATGATCACTGCACTGGTGGACCACGGCTGCTTCGAGGAGGCGATGGACTTATTCTCTAAGATGTTATCATGTGAAATAGGATTCAGCTCCACTTCTTTGTTACTCATTGTTTCGTCACTAATTTGCTTGGGTGACTTGGTTCAAGGCCGTATTCTTCATGGGCTAGCCTTGAGATCTGGGACACTATCGGATACCTCGCTTTGTAATGCTCTGATAGATATGTATGCcaaattcggtgaacttctCTCCTCAGAACTTGTGTTTCACGAGATGGGCAGTGTTAGGGACACTGTTTCCTGGAACTCGGTGATGAGCGGATTTCTCCATGGCAATGATCCTGAGAGGTGCTTGCTCTACTTTCTGGGGAGAGCCCGTGATGGAGAGAAGGGTGACAGTGTAAGTCTCTCATGTGCAATTTCGGCAGCCTCTTTTCTAAGGAATCTGAGGTGGGGCGAAGTTGTGCATGCCTTATCGAGCAAGACTGGGCTCGAGAACAATCCTAACAATAACTCAGTTGCCAACTCACTTGTTTCATTCTATTCTGCCTGCGGACATAGTGCAGCTGCAGAAATGATATTTAAGGAAATGGTGGTCAAGGATACGGTTTCTTGGAACACGGTGATTGAGGGTTTGAGGTTGAATGGAGAGATAGGAGAAGCATTCCATCTCCTACATGAAATGCAGTTCACTGCACAAAATCGACCCGATAAGATAACTCTTCTAACAATAACTTCAATTTGTGCGGATGAGATGCTATTAGTGGAAGGTAGAACCGTTCATGGCTTCATTCTTCGGGGAGGAATGGAGCTGGATTCATCATTGAGAAACAGCCTGATGTACATGTATGCTAAATGCGGGAGAGTTGAGTATGCTCTCTCCTTGTTCGAGTCCATGATCCCTAGAAGAGACTCGGTTTCATGGAACACAATGATCTCAGGGTATACCCAAGGAGGGTTAAATAAAGCTGCTCAGAGTTTGTTCAGGGAAATGCTAAAGGGTTCTCTAGAGTGCAGTGCGGTGACTCTCTTAGCGGTCCTGCCTTCCTGTGATTCCCCTGAGTTTCTTATATTCGGGAGATTGATCCACTGTTGGAAGTTGAAATCAGGATTCTCATACAATAATCTTGTTGTAAATTCGATTATCTACATGTATATCAACTGTGGCGAACTTAAAACAGCATTCTCGTTGTTTCGAGGGGATTCAGATATGAAAGATGTCACTTCTTGGAACACGGTTATAGGAGGTTGTGTGCAGAATTACTATTTTCGAGAGTCTTTAGATACATTCCATTTAATGATGAGAGAAGGCAATGCTTCTTTCGATTTCGTTACTCTTGTGAGTGTATTATCAGCTTGTGGTAACCTCGAACTGGTCTCTGGAGGTAAGTTGATTCATGGGCTTGCCATCAAGGCTCTCTTGGGATCAGAAACTCGTGTACAGAATGCTCTAATGACAATGTACGGGAGATGCAGAGAGATTGAGAGTGCAAGATCGGTTTTCACCACGGGTTATAAACTTAACTTATGTTCGTGGAATTGCATGATTTCTGCCTTTTGTCAGAACAAGAACCCAATGGAGGCATTGAACCTCTTCTGTCATCTTGATCTGGAACCTGATGAGTTCACCATTACTGGGATCATCACAGCTTGTACGCAGCTCGGGTCTATAACACAAGGTAAGCAAATCCACGCTCATGTTTATCGGTTTAGGCTCCACAAGAATCCAGAGATATGTTCAGCCCTTCTCGATATGTACAGCAACTGCGGGAGATTGGACCTTGCTAGTCAAGTTTTTGGAGAGCTGTCTAACAAATCCATTATTGCGTGGAACTCGATCATTTCAGCATACGGATATcacggtgatggaaagaaagCAATTGAACTTTTCCAAGAAATGTGCCAGCGTGGGAACCAACCAAATAATGGGACTTTTACAAGCCTTCTTTCGGCTTGCAGCCACTCGGGACTGGTAAAAGAAGGGATATACTATTACCATCACATGTTTCAGGACTTCGGAGTCGAGCCCATTGCTGATCACAGAGTATGTGTAGTTGATATGTTGGGCCGCTCGGGAGAGCTCCTTAATGCATATAGATTCATCAAGCAGATAGCACCCCGACCTGAGTCGGGCCCTTTGGGAGCTTTGCTGAGTTGGTCCAATTTTTATGGGGACATCGAACTGGGAAGAGAAGTTGCGGAGGCTCTGTTCAAATTGGATCCCGAGAACAGCGGGTACTATATCTCTTTGTCAAACATGTATGTTGCTGCAGGGAGGTGGAAGGAGGCTGTGGAGCTAAGGGGGGTGGTTGAAGCGAAGAGATTGAAGAAGCCACCCGGTTACAGCCTTATCAATGTCGGTTAG